The following are encoded together in the Dickeya lacustris genome:
- a CDS encoding tetratricopeptide repeat protein produces MLSRFKPTAIAILAGVLLNASPFSLAQEMPSTLPDIGTTAGATLSINQERLMGDFYLRQLRGGAPLINDPLLLQYINQLGGRLVASADSVRTPFSFFLVNNDEINAFAFFGGNVVLHSGLFRYIDNESELASVLAHEISHVTQRHLARAMEAQKASAPLAWAGAFGSLLLAMANPQAGFAALSGTLAGAQQSVISFTQSNEQEADRIGIQVLQRAGFDPQSMPNFLQRLADMSRYATKPPEMLLTHPLPESRLADARNRANQMKATPLHASQDFMFAKVRVLGMYGSQDAPYAQALIDNWAKGNQREQQAAQYGRAIRAYQAKKYDDARNALQPLLEKSPANPWFLDLLTDIDIGQQRPELAVARLQKMADAQGNPVLELNLSNALVESHKPAEASRILRKYTYAHPDDTNGWDLLAQASAAQNMRSEELAARAESLALTGKLDQAIRLLSNASSQSKLGSMDQARYDARIDQLRALQQRFRPYEKS; encoded by the coding sequence ATGTTGTCTCGGTTTAAACCCACGGCTATCGCCATTCTGGCTGGCGTGCTGCTAAACGCGAGCCCGTTCAGTCTTGCTCAAGAGATGCCCTCAACCCTGCCAGACATCGGCACCACCGCTGGCGCAACGCTCAGTATTAATCAAGAGCGTCTGATGGGCGATTTTTACCTGCGCCAGTTGCGCGGCGGCGCACCGCTGATTAATGACCCATTACTGTTGCAATATATTAACCAGTTAGGCGGGCGGCTGGTTGCATCGGCAGACTCGGTGCGCACACCATTCAGTTTCTTTTTGGTTAATAATGACGAAATCAACGCGTTTGCGTTTTTTGGCGGCAATGTCGTACTGCATTCCGGTTTATTTCGTTATATCGACAACGAAAGCGAACTTGCCTCGGTGCTGGCGCATGAAATTTCCCACGTCACTCAGCGCCATCTGGCCAGAGCGATGGAAGCACAAAAAGCCAGCGCGCCGCTCGCCTGGGCAGGTGCTTTTGGCTCGCTGCTGCTGGCGATGGCCAACCCGCAGGCCGGTTTTGCCGCACTGAGTGGCACACTGGCGGGCGCGCAGCAAAGCGTAATCAGCTTTACCCAATCTAATGAACAGGAAGCTGACCGTATCGGCATTCAGGTGCTACAACGGGCCGGTTTCGATCCGCAGTCGATGCCTAACTTTCTGCAACGTCTGGCAGACATGTCACGCTATGCGACGAAGCCGCCAGAAATGTTGTTAACACACCCGCTGCCAGAAAGCCGTCTGGCCGATGCCCGTAATCGCGCCAACCAGATGAAGGCGACGCCATTGCATGCCTCGCAAGATTTTATGTTCGCCAAGGTGCGCGTATTGGGCATGTACGGTTCACAGGATGCGCCTTATGCACAAGCGCTGATTGATAACTGGGCTAAAGGCAACCAGCGTGAACAGCAGGCTGCGCAATATGGGCGCGCCATCCGCGCATATCAGGCCAAAAAATATGATGACGCGCGTAACGCCTTGCAGCCGTTGCTGGAAAAATCCCCGGCTAATCCGTGGTTTTTAGATTTGCTCACAGACATAGACATCGGTCAGCAGCGCCCCGAATTAGCGGTAGCACGGTTACAGAAGATGGCCGATGCTCAGGGCAATCCGGTGCTTGAACTTAACTTGTCTAATGCGTTGGTAGAAAGCCACAAGCCCGCTGAAGCGAGCCGTATTTTGCGCAAATACACCTATGCCCACCCTGACGATACCAACGGTTGGGATCTGTTGGCGCAGGCCAGCGCCGCCCAAAATATGCGCAGCGAAGAGCTGGCTGCCCGGGCAGAGAGTTTGGCGTTGACCGGGAAGCTCGATCAAGCGATTCGATTACTCAGTAATGCCAGTTCACAAAGTAAACTCGGCAGCATGGATCAAGCCCGCTATGACGCTCGTATCGATCAGTTACGTGCTTTACAGCAACGCTTCCGTCCTTATGAAAAATCTTAA
- the bcp gene encoding thioredoxin-dependent thiol peroxidase: MTTLKAGDIAPKFSLPDQDGEQVNLADFQGQRVLVYFYPKAMTPGCTVQACGLRDNMDELKTFGVEILGISTDKPEKLSRFVEKELLNFTLLADEDHQVAEQFGVWGEKTFMGKTYDGIHRISFLIDAEGKVEHVFDDFKTSNHHDIVLNYLKSA; this comes from the coding sequence ATGACCACACTGAAAGCCGGTGATATTGCACCGAAATTTAGCTTGCCCGACCAGGATGGCGAACAAGTAAATTTGGCCGACTTCCAGGGACAACGGGTGTTGGTGTATTTCTATCCAAAAGCAATGACGCCGGGTTGCACTGTGCAAGCCTGTGGACTTCGCGATAATATGGACGAGCTAAAAACCTTTGGCGTTGAAATTCTGGGAATTAGCACTGACAAACCGGAAAAACTGTCGCGGTTTGTAGAAAAAGAGCTGCTCAACTTTACGTTGCTTGCCGATGAAGACCATCAGGTTGCAGAACAGTTTGGCGTCTGGGGCGAGAAAACTTTTATGGGAAAAACCTATGATGGTATCCATCGCATCAGTTTTCTTATCGACGCTGAGGGTAAGGTTGAACACGTTTTTGATGATTTCAAAACCAGCAATCACCACGATATCGTCTTGAATTACCTGAAAAGCGCCTAA
- a CDS encoding glycine cleavage system transcriptional repressor, translated as MLLPTFCTGSTILPRPQEHYLVITALGTDRPGIVNTITRHVSSCGCNIEDSRLAMLGTEFTFIMLLSGSWNAITLIESTLPLKGAELELLIVMKRTESQSRPPMPATVWVKVDVTDSPHIIERFTDLFDSHQMNIAELVSKTQPANGDMPPQLYIQITAHSPVTLDGSIIEPAFHQLCTELHAQGSISVVNYPQHENKDGE; from the coding sequence ATGTTACTCCCAACATTTTGTACAGGAAGCACTATTTTGCCGCGCCCACAAGAACACTATCTGGTCATTACTGCGTTGGGTACCGATCGTCCCGGCATCGTGAATACGATAACCCGCCATGTCAGTAGCTGTGGTTGCAACATTGAAGATAGCCGACTTGCGATGTTAGGCACGGAATTCACGTTTATCATGCTGTTATCAGGCAGTTGGAACGCGATTACGCTCATCGAATCCACCTTACCGCTCAAAGGGGCCGAACTGGAGTTGCTGATTGTGATGAAGCGTACCGAATCGCAGTCCCGGCCGCCCATGCCCGCAACCGTGTGGGTCAAGGTCGATGTTACTGACTCACCACACATCATCGAACGCTTTACCGATCTGTTTGATTCGCATCAAATGAACATCGCCGAACTGGTGTCTAAAACTCAACCGGCAAACGGTGATATGCCGCCGCAACTTTACATCCAGATTACCGCACACAGCCCGGTCACACTGGATGGTTCAATTATTGAGCCGGCCTTTCATCAACTATGTACAGAACTGCATGCACAAGGCAGTATTAGCGTTGTGAACTATCCACAGCACGAAAATAAAGATGGAGAGTAG
- the dapA gene encoding 4-hydroxy-tetrahydrodipicolinate synthase codes for MFTGSIVALVTPMDDKGAVDRASLKKLIDYHVASGTSAIVSVGTTGESATLSHDEHGDVVMLTLELCDGRIPVIAGTGANSTAEAISLTQRFNNTGVAGCLTVTPYYNKPTQNGLFLHFKAIAEHTDLPQILYNVPSRTGCDMLPETVARLAEIKNIVAIKEATGNLSRVSQIQELVDEGFILLSGDDASSLDFMQLGGHGVISVTANIAAREMASLCALAAQGNFVEARRLNQRLMPLHQKLFVEPNPIPVKWACKALGLMATDTLRLPMTPLTDVGRGIMEQAMKQAGLL; via the coding sequence ATGTTTACGGGTAGTATTGTTGCTCTGGTGACGCCGATGGATGACAAAGGTGCCGTTGATCGCGCGAGCCTGAAAAAACTGATTGATTATCATGTCGCTAGTGGAACATCTGCGATTGTTTCTGTGGGAACGACCGGTGAGTCGGCCACACTCAGCCACGATGAACACGGCGATGTAGTGATGCTGACGCTGGAGTTGTGTGATGGCCGCATTCCGGTGATTGCCGGTACGGGTGCCAATTCTACAGCGGAAGCGATTTCTCTTACCCAGCGTTTTAATAATACGGGTGTGGCCGGGTGCCTGACCGTGACGCCCTATTACAACAAACCGACTCAAAATGGTTTGTTTCTGCATTTCAAGGCCATAGCCGAGCATACTGACCTGCCGCAGATCCTCTATAATGTGCCGTCTCGTACCGGGTGTGACATGCTGCCGGAAACGGTCGCCCGTCTGGCGGAAATCAAAAATATTGTCGCCATTAAGGAAGCCACCGGGAACTTAAGTCGGGTTAGCCAGATCCAAGAGCTGGTTGATGAAGGCTTTATCTTGCTAAGTGGCGATGACGCCAGTTCGCTTGACTTCATGCAACTCGGTGGGCATGGCGTAATTTCTGTGACAGCTAACATCGCTGCCCGTGAAATGGCGTCGCTGTGTGCGCTGGCCGCGCAGGGGAATTTCGTTGAAGCCCGCCGTTTGAATCAGCGTTTGATGCCGCTGCATCAGAAACTGTTTGTTGAACCCAATCCGATTCCGGTGAAATGGGCCTGTAAGGCATTGGGATTGATGGCGACCGATACGCTTCGCCTGCCGATGACGCCGTTGACGGATGTTGGTCGCGGTATCATGGAGCAGGCTATGAAGCAGGCGGGTCTGCTGTAA
- the bamC gene encoding outer membrane protein assembly factor BamC — MSSSLQKSMVAKVVGVSLIMLLAACSGDQRYKRQANGDESYLKTPEHRALNVPSGLILPLQNGDYDIPPVNPNGALGKALDIRPPMQPLALLNGSRGQVSGGTATLLLENNARNGSLWPVLTQVLQSKGYTVSSRQDASRTLTTDWVNWKREDENAAHQARYQISLQTQGYQLALTVKLLELQQNTVPVTDGNEIQRYSSLMLNTLSDELDKRLNESESAQANRNSQQLNVQSGADDSGLPLLVVRGPYNQVWDRLPKALDKVGMTVGDRSRPQGSVAVTYKAPGSSTWSELGASDPQLPNGDYKLQVGDLGNRSTLQFIDSKGHTLSQSQNDALVAVFQAALSKS, encoded by the coding sequence ATGAGTTCTTCATTGCAAAAGTCGATGGTGGCAAAGGTTGTTGGTGTTTCGCTGATTATGTTGCTGGCTGCCTGTTCTGGCGATCAGCGTTACAAGCGTCAGGCCAATGGCGATGAATCCTATCTGAAAACCCCGGAACACCGGGCGCTGAATGTACCGTCAGGTTTGATTCTGCCGTTACAGAATGGGGATTATGACATTCCACCGGTTAACCCGAATGGTGCTCTCGGTAAAGCGCTGGATATTCGCCCGCCGATGCAGCCATTGGCTTTGCTAAATGGTTCGCGCGGTCAGGTGTCGGGCGGTACCGCCACATTGTTATTAGAAAACAATGCGCGTAACGGCAGTCTGTGGCCGGTCTTGACCCAGGTGCTTCAGTCTAAGGGGTATACCGTGTCCAGCCGTCAGGACGCCAGCCGCACACTGACCACCGACTGGGTCAACTGGAAGCGTGAAGATGAAAATGCCGCTCATCAGGCCCGTTACCAGATAAGCCTGCAAACGCAGGGGTATCAGCTGGCGCTGACGGTGAAACTGCTAGAGCTCCAGCAAAATACCGTTCCAGTGACAGACGGCAACGAGATTCAGCGTTACAGCTCACTGATGCTCAACACGTTATCTGACGAGTTGGATAAGCGGCTTAATGAGAGCGAGAGCGCTCAGGCAAACCGCAACAGCCAGCAGTTAAACGTGCAAAGCGGGGCGGATGATTCTGGTTTACCACTGCTGGTAGTGCGCGGCCCTTACAATCAGGTTTGGGATCGTCTGCCGAAGGCACTGGATAAAGTGGGGATGACGGTTGGCGATCGCAGCCGACCACAGGGATCTGTTGCGGTGACGTATAAAGCACCGGGCAGCAGTACCTGGAGTGAGCTTGGCGCAAGCGACCCACAGTTGCCAAATGGCGACTATAAATTGCAGGTTGGGGACTTGGGCAATCGCAGCACGCTGCAATTTATCGACTCGAAAGGGCATACCCTTAGCCAGTCGCAAAATGATGCGCTGGTTGCCGTGTTCCAGGCCGCATTGAGCAAGTCGTAA
- the purC gene encoding phosphoribosylaminoimidazolesuccinocarboxamide synthase, with amino-acid sequence MQKLAELYRGKAKTVYATNDPDLLVMEFRNDTSAGDGARIEQFDRKGMVNNKFNHFIMSKLEEAGIPTQMVSLLSDNEVLVKKLEMVPVECVVRNRSAGSLVKRLGIEEGLILNPPLFDLFLKNDAMHDPMVNESYCKTFGWVSEENLACMKALSFKANEVLSKLFDDAGLILVDFKLEFGLFKGEVVLGDEFSPDGSRLWDKETLNKMDKDRFRQSLGGLIEAYEEVARRLGVQLD; translated from the coding sequence ATGCAAAAACTAGCTGAGTTGTATCGCGGAAAAGCGAAAACGGTCTACGCCACTAATGATCCTGATCTTCTGGTGATGGAGTTTCGCAATGATACGTCAGCAGGCGATGGTGCTCGCATTGAGCAGTTTGATCGCAAAGGAATGGTCAACAACAAGTTCAACCACTTCATCATGAGTAAACTGGAAGAAGCCGGGATTCCTACTCAGATGGTAAGCCTGCTTTCTGACAATGAAGTGCTGGTGAAAAAACTGGAGATGGTGCCGGTTGAATGCGTGGTACGTAACCGTTCTGCGGGGTCGCTGGTTAAGCGTCTTGGCATTGAGGAAGGGCTGATTCTCAATCCGCCGCTGTTTGACCTGTTCCTGAAAAATGATGCCATGCATGATCCGATGGTGAATGAGTCTTACTGCAAAACCTTTGGCTGGGTCAGTGAAGAAAATCTGGCGTGCATGAAAGCGTTGAGTTTTAAAGCCAATGAAGTGTTGAGCAAACTGTTTGATGATGCGGGCCTTATCCTGGTGGATTTCAAACTGGAATTCGGTCTGTTTAAAGGCGAAGTGGTATTGGGCGATGAGTTCTCGCCGGATGGCAGCCGTCTGTGGGATAAAGAAACCCTCAATAAGATGGATAAAGATCGTTTCCGCCAGAGCCTGGGTGGGTTGATTGAAGCGTATGAGGAAGTCGCACGTCGTTTGGGCGTTCAATTAGACTAA
- a CDS encoding DUF441 domain-containing protein — MISFDPTLLVLLALAALGIISQNMTVTLAILFLVIVRITPLHQTFPWVEKYGLSCGILVLTIGVMAPIASGKIAAGDILRAFVHWQSLLAVAIGIGVSWLGGRGVTLMSNQPSVVAGLLVGTVMGVALFRGVPVGPLIAAGLLSLLIGKG; from the coding sequence ATGATTTCGTTTGACCCAACGCTGCTGGTGTTACTGGCATTGGCGGCCCTTGGCATTATCAGCCAGAACATGACCGTGACGCTGGCTATTTTGTTTCTGGTGATTGTGCGTATCACACCGTTGCATCAGACATTCCCGTGGGTAGAAAAATATGGCCTCTCTTGCGGCATTCTGGTTCTGACCATCGGTGTGATGGCGCCGATTGCCAGCGGTAAAATTGCCGCCGGTGACATCCTGCGTGCGTTTGTACACTGGCAATCGCTGTTGGCGGTAGCGATTGGCATTGGCGTCTCCTGGCTTGGTGGGCGAGGCGTCACCCTGATGAGTAATCAGCCTTCGGTGGTGGCAGGATTGCTGGTTGGCACCGTGATGGGTGTGGCGCTGTTTCGCGGCGTGCCGGTTGGGCCGCTTATCGCCGCCGGGCTGTTGTCGCTCCTGATTGGTAAAGGATAA
- the ypfH gene encoding esterase: MKHDYFVVQTPPSPKQLFLFYHGVGDNPVSMGQVGRYFANSFPQAQVISIGGPQAISLGEGRQWFSVQEVTEENRPRRVGAAMPHFVETVRYWQEQTGIDYAHTALVGFSQGAIMILESLKVEPNLAGRVVAFGGRFASLPEQPFYDVVVHLVHGEDDPVIIADHAREAATSLRAQGSDFTLDLVPQLGHAIDDRMMDCALDRLHHYIPKRFWDEAVMGARGELIAFR, encoded by the coding sequence ATGAAGCATGATTATTTTGTGGTGCAAACCCCTCCTTCACCCAAGCAGTTGTTCCTTTTTTATCACGGCGTTGGTGATAATCCGGTTTCGATGGGGCAAGTAGGGCGTTATTTTGCCAACTCATTTCCGCAGGCACAGGTTATCAGTATTGGCGGCCCGCAGGCTATCAGCCTAGGCGAGGGTCGCCAGTGGTTCTCCGTTCAGGAGGTGACAGAGGAAAATCGGCCCCGCCGGGTCGGTGCGGCCATGCCACATTTTGTTGAGACAGTACGTTACTGGCAGGAACAAACCGGCATTGACTATGCGCACACTGCGCTGGTGGGGTTTTCGCAGGGAGCCATCATGATCCTCGAGTCGTTGAAGGTTGAACCCAATTTGGCCGGACGCGTCGTTGCCTTCGGTGGTCGTTTTGCCTCGCTGCCGGAACAACCATTTTACGACGTTGTGGTGCATCTGGTTCATGGCGAGGACGATCCGGTAATTATTGCCGATCACGCTCGCGAGGCCGCTACAAGTTTGCGCGCCCAAGGCTCAGATTTCACGCTCGATCTGGTGCCTCAGTTAGGGCATGCCATTGATGATCGGATGATGGATTGCGCCCTGGATCGTCTGCACCATTATATTCCCAAGCGTTTTTGGGATGAGGCGGTGATGGGCGCGCGTGGTGAGTTGATCGCTTTTCGCTAG
- a CDS encoding YpfN family protein: MGWLADYWWVVLLVLLGMIMNGIKALSRLDHKRFLNDKPPLPPHRDNNAQWDNEDEWPKKKP; this comes from the coding sequence ATGGGATGGCTTGCTGATTACTGGTGGGTCGTGCTGCTGGTGTTATTAGGCATGATCATGAATGGCATCAAGGCGCTCAGTCGTCTTGATCACAAACGTTTTCTAAACGATAAACCCCCATTACCGCCGCACCGTGATAATAATGCACAGTGGGATAATGAAGACGAGTGGCCGAAAAAGAAACCCTGA